The proteins below are encoded in one region of Lactuca sativa cultivar Salinas chromosome 3, Lsat_Salinas_v11, whole genome shotgun sequence:
- the LOC128132894 gene encoding uncharacterized protein LOC128132894, which produces MDTITDISCESNLPAFVNSRECTYKDFTNAKPKTFNGSGGVIALLQWFKKTESIFEICTCPEASKVKFAACTFSERAFTWWNGHVKALTLPVANSITWEDLKTMLMKDYCPRGEIQKLEEELWGLKMTGSDILSYTSRFSDLVVLCPGMVPSESKKVERYIWGLSPQFQGNVLASKPTIFDSAKEHAQQLIDHKASCGTMITTPEQAKGGSNKRKFWNKKKGQTAQDPAKKQQVVDVHAATTTTTPTPIRQYARNLPKCNKCNFHHNNVCREMHCTNCNKNGHTVQFCKAPVQQNAQAANTGTRRTCYGCGEAGHLKRNCPKARNPNSGKWAEFWR; this is translated from the coding sequence ATGGATACTATCACAGACATTTCATGTGAATCAAATCTACCAGCATTCGTAAACTCGAGAGAGTGTACCTACAAAGATTTTACAAATGCCAAACCCAAAACCTTCAATGGAAGCGGAGGTGTCATAGCATTGCTGCAATGGTTCAAGAAAaccgaatccatcttcgaaatatgCACATGCCCTgaagcaagcaaggtcaaatttgcagcatGCACATTCTCTGAAAGGGCCttcacctggtggaatggccacgtcaaggCATTGACACTTCCGGTGGCTAATTCGATAACATGGGAAGACTTGAAAACCATGTTGATGAAGGattactgcccaaggggcgagatacAGAAGTTGGAAGAAGAACTTTGGGGTCTCAAAATGACAGGCTCAGACATCCTGTCTTATACCTCAAGGTTTAGCGATCTAGTTGTGCTGTGTCCCGGGATGGTTCCTTCGGAAAGCAAAAAGGTggaaagatacatatggggactatctccccaaTTTCAAGGAAACGTATTGGCCTCAAAGCCAACTATCTTTGACAGTGCCAAAGAACatgcacaacaactcatcgaccataagGCCAGCTGTGGCACTATGATAACCACCCCCGAACAAGCGAAAGGGGGAAGCAACAaaaggaagttctggaacaagaaGAAGGGTCAAACTGCTCAAGACCCTGCCAAAAAGCAACAAGTGGTTGATGTGCACGCTGCCACAACCACTACCACCCCAACTCCGATAAGGCAATACGCCCGGAACCtacctaagtgcaacaagtgcaactttcaccacaacAACGTATGCCGTGAAATGCATTGCACCAACTGTAACAAAAACGGGCACACCGTTCAATTTTGTAAAGCTCCAGTCCAACAAAATGCACAAGCTGCCAACACTGGAACAAGGCgaacctgctatggttgtggagaggCAGGACACTTAAAGCGGAACTGTCCGAAGGCAAGAAACCCCAACTCTGGTAAGTGGGCAGAGTTCTGGCGATAG